A window of Marinobacter sp. es.042 genomic DNA:
GGCGTCGGCCGATTTTATTGCCCGCCTTGCCCAGGGTATGGCTGACGACCTTTTAACCACCGTCTGTTGTGCAACAGAGGTGTCCATTGCGGTGGTGCCTGCGATGAATCAGGCAATGTGGAGCAATGGCCGTACCCAGAGAAATATCCGGCTTCTTGAAGAGGATCCCCAGATCGAATTATGGGGGCCGGCTCAGGGAGCGCAGGCCTGTGGTGATACCGGGCCAGGGAGAATGTTGGAGCCGGAGGACATTGTTGCGCTTGTCGATCACGGTCGCACAGGCGTGCTCGCTGGCAAGACGGTCGTGATTACTGCAGGCCCGACCCGAGAGCCTATCGACCCGGTGCGCTATATAAGCAATCACAGCTCCGGGAAAATGGGTTATGCCCTGGCCAGCGAGGCGCAGAAGGCAGGTGCCCGGGTGATTCTGGTCAGTGGTCCGGTAGCGCTTTCTGCGCCTATCGGTGTCGAGGTTCGTCCGGTGTTAACGGCCGAGGACATGTTGCAGGAAGCTTCAAGCGCAGTGGATGAGGGCTGTGACCTGTTTATTGCGACAGCTGCGGTTGCGGATTACCGGCCGGAAACCTGTGCCGGAGACAAGATCAAGAAGTCCAGTGACGCCATGGCGCTCTCGCTGGTGCGCAATCCCGACACCCTGGCTACCATAGCAGGCCGCGACGATTCGCCTTTTACCGTAGGTTTCGCGGCCGAAACCACCGATGTGGCGAGCTACGCCACCGAAAAAATGCAACGCAAGAAGCTGAACATGATCGTGGCCAACGATGTGTCTGCGCCCGGGCTGGGCTTTAACAGCGACAACAATGCGGTGACCGTATTCTGGCCGGGCGGCCAGACGTCGATCGGTCCCGACAGCAAAACGAACATTGCCCGACAGCTTGTGGCGATGATAGGTGAACATCTTGGTCAGGCCGCCCGCTGACTCAGCGCAGCGCACCTGCACTACAATCGACAGGACCCCTCATGAGCAGGAAAAATCTTCAGGTACGCATTCTGGATGATCGCATTGGCAGCCAGATTCCCTTTCCCGAGTATGCCACCGAGGGCTCTGCAGGCCTTGACCTTCGGGCCTGCCTGGACGAGCCGCTGACCCTCGAGCCGGGCGATACCCAACTGATCAGGACAGGATTTTCGATCCACATTGCCGATCCATCGCTGGCGGCCATGATCCTGCCCCGAAGCGGGCTCGGCCACAAGCACGGTATTGTGCTTGGCAACCTGGTGGGTTTGATCGATTCGGATTACCAGGGCGAGTTAA
This region includes:
- the coaBC gene encoding bifunctional phosphopantothenoylcysteine decarboxylase/phosphopantothenate--cysteine ligase CoaBC, giving the protein MAARRILLGVTGGIAAYKSAELVRQLKKAGHEVRVVMTRGAEAFVAPLTFQALSGEPVRTSLLDPEAEAGMGHIELAKWADQVVVAPASADFIARLAQGMADDLLTTVCCATEVSIAVVPAMNQAMWSNGRTQRNIRLLEEDPQIELWGPAQGAQACGDTGPGRMLEPEDIVALVDHGRTGVLAGKTVVITAGPTREPIDPVRYISNHSSGKMGYALASEAQKAGARVILVSGPVALSAPIGVEVRPVLTAEDMLQEASSAVDEGCDLFIATAAVADYRPETCAGDKIKKSSDAMALSLVRNPDTLATIAGRDDSPFTVGFAAETTDVASYATEKMQRKKLNMIVANDVSAPGLGFNSDNNAVTVFWPGGQTSIGPDSKTNIARQLVAMIGEHLGQAAR
- the dut gene encoding dUTP diphosphatase, whose translation is MSRKNLQVRILDDRIGSQIPFPEYATEGSAGLDLRACLDEPLTLEPGDTQLIRTGFSIHIADPSLAAMILPRSGLGHKHGIVLGNLVGLIDSDYQGELMVSCWNRGRTSFTVDVGERLAQLVLVPVVQADFEVVSEFDASARGDGGFGSTGTR